One window of the Lachancea thermotolerans CBS 6340 chromosome A complete sequence genome contains the following:
- a CDS encoding uncharacterized protein (similar to uniprot|P36087 Saccharomyces cerevisiae YKL070W Hypothetical ORF), which yields MYIPKLTSVDDFDKQARTIKDHPLGILFSYSAPKIALTDFLLGDKIDKPVDSEMCATHVPFFLQKSQDGSCRLVAHLAGKNQQIKLLKENPSCMVVFQGPNSYVTPAWYPEKEETHKFVPTWDYSCVHVYGKAKIIEEKEWLLKMLDSLTDQEENKRPDRDEFESKWKVEQTNQKYLDSLIKGIVGLEIEVSHIQSKLKVHQNQNPKNVNGVLRGYEMEMGDDTAKQMCKLVRENYPREL from the coding sequence ATGTATATCCCAAAGCTGACAAGCGTCGATGACTTCGATAAGCAGGCTAGAACCATCAAAGATCATCCCTTGGGTATTCTTTTCAGTTACTCGGCTCCTAAAATAGCACTTACAGACTTTCTTTTGGGTGATAAAATTGACAAGCCGGTTGACAGCGAGATGTGCGCCACGCATGTGCCATTTTTCCTACAAAAGTCACAAGATGGCAGCTGTCGACTCGTTGCCCATTTGGCTGGTAAAAATCAGCAAATTAAGTTGCTTAAAGAGAACCCCAGTTGTATGGTTGTGTTCCAAGGCCCGAACTCCTATGTCACTCCCGCTTGGTACccagaaaaagaggaaacGCATAAATTTGTGCCAACTTGGGATTATTCATGTGTTCACGTTTATGGAAAAGCCAAGATTatagaagaaaaagagtGGTTGCTGAAAATGCTGGACAGCTTAACggatcaagaagaaaataaaAGGCCCGACAGAGATGAATTTGAGAGTAAGTGGAAGGTGGAGCAGACAAATCAGAAGTACTTGGACTCTTTGATCAAAGGAATTGTCGGCTTAGAAATTGAGGTATCTCACATTCAATCAAAACTCAAAGTTCATCAGAATCAGAACCCTAAAAATGTCAACGGCGTTCTAAGGGGATATGAAATGGAGATGGGTGACGATACAGCAAAACAAATGTGCAAACTTGTAAGAGAAAATTATCCCAGAGAGTTATAG
- a CDS encoding zinc-dependent alcohol dehydrogenase (similar to uniprot|P00331 Saccharomyces cerevisiae YMR303C ADH2 Glucose-repressible alcohol dehydrogenase II involved in the production of certain carboxylate esters), producing the protein MTEKLPSSIPLTQRAVIFKKHSGKLELKSIEVQSPKANELLINVKFSGVCHSDLHAWKGDWPTKTKLPLVGGHEGAGIVVAMGASVRGWKIGDYAGIKWLNSCCMSCEQCELSNEPNCAYADISGFTRDGSFQQYATADAVQAARIPPGTNLAEVSPVLCAGITVFKALKTANLTAGNWVAISGACGGLGSMAIQYAKAMGYSVVGIDSGAEKEHLFNDLGGDVFLDFSKSENLVPEVVSATGGGGGAHGVLNLSASENAINTSVRFCRANGVIVLVGIPSGATCVSEVFDHVVKSIKIVGSSVGNRADTREALDFYSRGLIRPAIKVAGLSQVPQIFKKMDNGEIVGRCVVNTGE; encoded by the coding sequence ATGACTGAGAAGCTGCCCTCTAGTATTCCTCTCACACAGAGAGCCGTCATATTCAAGAAGCATTCAGGAAAGCTCGAGCTCAAGAGCATCGAAGTTCAGTCGCCGAAAGCCAATGAACTGCTGATTAACGTCAAGTTTTCGGGTGTGTGCCACTCTGACTTGCATGCTTGGAAGGGTGATTggccaacaaaaacaaaattacCACTAGTGGGTGGCCACGAGGGAGCTGGCATCGTAGTTGCAATGGGAGCCAGCGTACGAGGATGGAAAATAGGCGACTATGCTGGTATCAAATGGCTTAATAGCTGCTGTATGTCTTGCGAACAGTGTGAGCTGTCTAACGAACCTAATTGCGCATACGCTGACATTTCAGGGTTTACACGCGATGGATCTTTCCAACAATATGCAACTGCGGACGCTGTACAGGCCGCCAGGATACCACCTGGTACCAACTTGGCAGAAGTCTCGCCAGTATTGTGCGCGGGGATAACTGTTTTCAAGGCCCTGAAAACTGCTAACCTAACGGCCGGAAACTGGGTTGCCATTTCAGGGGCTTGCGGTGGCTTAGGTTCTATGGCTATTCAATATGCAAAAGCAATGGGGTATTCTGTTGTTGGGATTGATAGCggagctgaaaaagagcaCTTGTTTAACGACCTTGGTGGTGATGTTTTTCTAGACTTCAGCAAAAGTGAAAACCTTGTTCCAGAAGTTGTAAGTGCCACAGGTGGGGGGGGGGGGGCACATGGAGTTCTCAACTTGTCTGCATCAGAGAACGCTATCAACACCTCAGTTCGCTTTTGTAGAGCAAATGGGGTCATTGTGCTTGTAGGTATACCAAGTGGTGCAACATGCGTCTCAGAAGTTTTCGATCACGTTGTGAAGTCCATCAAGATAGTTGGATCAAGTGTCGGGAATAGAGCAGACACAAGGGAAGCGCTCGATTTCTACTCTCGAGGTTTAATACGGCCCGCAATCAAGGTCGCCGGGCTATCTCAAGTAcctcaaattttcaaaaagatggaTAACGGAGAAATTGTTGGGAGATGTGTTGTGAATACCGGAGAGTAA
- a CDS encoding KLTH0A00440p (weakly similar to uniprot|P53389 Saccharomyces cerevisiae YNR055C HOL1 Putative ion transporter similar to the major facilitator superfamily of transporters; mutations in membrane-spanning domains permit nonselective cation uptake), which yields MTTVIDYNVIPGDSHLVDFDETRKSGEREGKIVLNPTPSDDPDDPLNWTPRRKWTAVACVLIYTLGACIPTAAIYSVLPNIEANTNITLSELNNGTGYMFLFLGLGCLIFQPLALQFGKRPIYLFSMLATALICVWPPYTKSNGEWVASKILQGFVGSSMESLPEISMSDLFFEHERSFALSLYGLTLLSASFLAPFVAGFISEGQGWEWVMWWCAIFGAVCFVLLFFLMEETNYDRKLKVDAATGEVITLASRKQQLGAVFTNIDEVIASNSEGNNAGEKNETKTNDIGASLQTEEYPENINIVNQVSNVEVVDSNSYAPNYEGTKTYLQKLSLFGGRRKKFLLQHYIFAPFLMARFPVVLWAGFLYGSSLVWFNVLNATAALILGGSPYDFSSSTIGVAYLSPTIFSVILFFISGLCSDWLKVRVALWRGTGLSKPEDRLWILVIYCVLGCAASILWGVGAYYEIHWFGLVFGMGLLGGCGIFGIASSATYVVDTYKELDTEAMVVVIIIRNCMSFGVSYGITDWVTDLGYKKCFISVAFLCFAANFTFLAMVYFGPRLRNRQKHMYWSMVDKYRKLGMH from the coding sequence ATGACAACAGTTATAGATTACAATGTCATTCCAGGGGACTCACACCTTGTAGACTTTGAcgaaacaagaaaaagtggtGAACGTGAGGGTAAAATCGTTTTAAACCCTACGCCTTCGGACGACCCAGATGATCCGCTTAACTGGACTCCTCGTCGCAAGTGGACCGCTGTTGCGTGCGTGTTGATATACACTCTCGGAGCCTGTATTCCAACCGCAGCGATATACTCAGTGCTCCCCAACATCGAAGCAAACACTAATATCACTTTGAGTGAACTGAACAACGGTACTGGCTATATGTTTCTGTTCCTGGGTCTTGGTTGTCTCATTTTTCAGCCACTGGCGTTACAATTTGGCAAGAGGCCGATTTACCTCTTCTCTATGCTTGCTACGGCTTTGATATGTGTTTGGCCCCCCTATACAAAATCCAACGGCGAATGGGTTGCGTCTAAAATCCTACAGGGCTTTGTTGGATCATCTATGGAATCTCTTCCGGAAATTTCGATGAGTGACTTGTTTTTCGAGCATGAAAGATCTTTTGCTCTATCTCTATACGGCTTAACCCTTCTCTCTGCCTCTTTCTTAGCTCCTTTTGTGGCAGGGTTTATATCTGAAGGCCAGGGATGGGAGTGGGTTATGTGGTGGTGTGCTATTTTCGGGGCAGTTTGCTTCGTCTTACTGTTTTTCTTAATGGAGGAGACCAACTATGACAGAAAGCTTAAGGTTGATGCTGCAACAGGAGAGGTAATCACTTTGGCGTCTCGAAAGCAGCAATTAGGTGCGGTTTTCACTAATATTGATGAAGTTATTGCCAGTAATTCTGAAGGTAATAATGCTGGTGAAAAGAATGAAACCAAGACAAACGATATTGGTGCCTCACTGCAAACTGAAGAATATCCTGAGAACATAAATATCGTAAATCAGGTCAGTAATGTTGAGGTGGTTGATTCAAACTCTTATGCCCCAAACTATGAGGGAACGAAGACCTACTTACAAAAGCTTTCGCTATTCGGTgggagaagaaagaagttCCTTCTGCAGCATTACATCTTCGCACCTTTCCTTATGGCTCGCTTCCCCGTGGTTTTGTGGGCTGGATTCCTTTATGGTAGCTCGCTGGTTTGGTTCAACGTTTTGAATGCAACTGCGGCTCTCATTCTCGGTGGTTCTCCCTATGATTTTTCTTCTAGTACAATTGGAGTAGCCTACCTCTCACCAACAATTTTTAGTGTCATTCTATTCTTCATCTCGGGTCTTTGTTCTGATTGGCTCAAGGTCCGCGTAGCACTTTGGAGAGGTACTGGATTGAGCAAGCCAGAAGATAGACTTTGGATATTAGTCATATACTGTGTTTTGGGGTGTGCTGCTTCCATCCTTTGGGGGGTTGGAGCATATTATGAAATCCATTGGTTTGGCCTCGTTTTCGGGATGGGCCTCTTAGGAGGTTGCGGCATCTTTGGAATAGCGTCCTCGGCTACTTATGTGGTGGATACGTACAAGGAGCTGGACACAGAAGCAATGGTTGTGGTAATCATCATCCGCAATTGCATGTCTTTCGGCGTGAGTTATGGTATAACGGATTGGGTCACCGACCTTGGCTACAAAAAATGTTTTATTAGTGTTGCTTTCCTGTGCTTTGCTGCCAACTTTACCTTCCTTGCTATGGTTTATTTTGGTCCACGACTACGGAATCGGCAGAAGCATATGTATTGGTCGATGGTTGACAAATATCGGAAGCTGGGTATGCATTAA
- a CDS encoding KLTH0A00462p (some similarities with uniprot|Q04179 Saccharomyces cerevisiae YDR400W URH1 uridine nucleosidase (uridine ribohydrolase)) encodes MKCLQTVLASAICLISKAAAEVFIVDNDTPTALQVLLPLAAGKQVLGITTNLGDYDTDAATYEAAMALSTGNLTSCVPVYKGAEQPLLLDYNTYHLWQDLYGDIVWQGAWDKDYESPVPVNASYEYNKTVGAPQWIMDTVKNSKDNVTIVAAGTMTNLALALAQWPAMAEKVKLVIMGGYVDGQIAQTTGGDFVNDMYTDFNLMVDPEAAQTALSAPWKELVIVGNISSEIFPTQDLYNELIAVSGGLAEIKSNKSLGYVSETVGNGTLPSFNLPYWDEVASAIAADPEIVTASYDAYVSVDTSFSSPFYGSLRIYPANLRAKKGVRTGKAKMITSIDEGKLNAMIVDALVRDWTNYCKTGSAPSVAIM; translated from the coding sequence ATGAAGTGCTTACAAACTGTGCTGGCATCAGCTATTTGTTTAATTAGTAAAGCTGCCGCTGAGGTTTTCATTGTCGACAACGACACTCCTACCGCtttgcaagttttgcttCCTTTGGCGGCTGGCAAGCAGGTGTTGGGTATTACAACAAACCTCGGTGATTACGATACTGATGCTGCAACTTATGAAGCAGCAATGGCGTTGTCGACAGGTAACTTGACATCCTGTGTCCCTGTGTACAAAGGCGCAGAGCAGCCCTTGCTATTAGATTACAATACCTACCACTTGTGGCAAGACCTGTATGGCGACATCGTCTGGCAGGGCGCTTGGGACAAAGACTACGAAAGTCCTGTCCCCGTTAACGCTTCCTACGAGTACAACAAGACTGTTGGCGCCCCTCAGTGGATTATGGATACagtcaaaaactccaaGGATAATGTGACTATTGTTGCAGCTGGCACAATGACAAACTTAGCTCTGGCTCTTGCCCAATGGCCAGCTATGGCAGAGAAAGTCAAATTGGTTATAATGGGCGGGTATGTCGATGGACAGATTGCTCAAACCACTGGTGGAGACTTTGTCAATGACATGTACACTGATTTCAACTTGATGGTCGACCCTGAGGCAGCTCAAACCGCGCTCTCTGCTCCATGGAAGGAACTGGTGATTGTTGGTAACATAAGTTCCGAAATTTTCCCCACTCAGGATCTTTACAATGAACTAATTGCAGTGTCTGGCGGCTTAGCTGAGATAAAGAGCAACAAATCTCTAGGTTACGTGAGCGAAACTGTCGGGAACGGCACTTTGCCCTCGTTCAATCTGCCATACTGGGATGAGGTCGCCTCTGCCATAGCTGCTGATCCTGAAATAGTCACTGCTTCTTACGACGCGTACGTCTCTGTCGAcacttcattttcttctcctttctACGGCAGTTTAAGGATTTATCCAGCAAACTTACGTGCTAAGAAAGGAGTTAGAACTGGCAAAGCAAAAATGATTACCTCGATCGATGAGGGCAAACTTAATGCTATGATTGTCGATGCGCTCGTCAGAGACTGGACCAATTACTGTAAGACTGGCAGTGCTCCAAGTGTGGCAATTATGTGA
- a CDS encoding Zn(II)2Cys6 transcription factor (conserved hypothetical protein) gives MPHRSKTACALCKAEKKCCDKKRPKCSHCTDENVACSYPLTLRWGGRPYKDKTKQIKIPKNTVLVDGVLMVRDKSHLSPNRYERRSRLVLINEGPVFTKDITKGKVRKAVEGASEESSVQISNPCYFTPQGSMPSLKLLNCSLEHSTFFEFYVYKTSYHFVALNKGCKSNPFHTIVPQMAMFNPSLMKLVMAFGGEHRERFRRLENPQLCYSLDEDFVGKKPLTMTGQELLKQGVMELVDQLASPKTVIDDTVLASVLVLASFCIYFGTIENKWHAHLYGAEGIILRELKEKSKIEKGLLRYTCEQGPYFFLRRWFAYMRIWGCISSASFRQKTVERPLLEIDFEEAQDPRRHKNGDVDYALYTSGMESLVLSYLAQVANLILKSETRPPGSDREYIFRDAVELEYKIMNYLGSRKQEGEASLKRFLPLTEGAPCDSTKQYSILIATNMLFGLTGVLQLRRRVLGLTHESLLVQNLVLKITDLIEKKLSTGTFVQPCLLFCFFSCGCELLDESLVPKRTLFLNLLDSLIRDGVESARQARSAMQECWRTSKPWWEVLKERGLDICFAI, from the coding sequence ATGCCTCAcagatcaaaaactgccTGTGCTTTATGCAAAGCCGAGAAGAAATGTTGCGATAAGAAACGTCCGAAGTGTAGTCACTGCACAGATGAGAACGTTGCTTGCTCCTACCCTTTAACTTTGAGATGGGGAGGGAGACCttacaaagacaaaacCAAGCAGATCAAAATACCTAAGAATACTGTACTTGTGGATGGAGTGCTAATGGTCAGAGATAAAAGTCATCTCTCCCCAAACAGATATGAGAGAAGGAGTCGCCTTGTTCTGATTAATGAAGGACCTGTTTTCACCAAAGATATTACGAAAGGCAAGGTTCGTAAGGCTGTGGAAGGTGCTTCAGAGGAATCGAGTGTTCAGATTTCGAATCCTTGCTATTTTACGCCCCAAGGCTCCATGCCCTCATTGAAACTGCTAAACTGCTCCTTGGAACACTCAACATTCTTTGAATTCTACGTTTACAAAACCTCCTATCATTTCGTGGCTCTGAACAAGGGCTGCAAGTCAAACCCTTTTCACACAATAGTCCCACAGATGGCCATGTTCAACCCATCTTTGATGAAACTTGTCATGGCTTTCGGAGGAGAACATAGGGAGCGATTTCGCCGCCTGGAAAATCCGCAGTTGTGTTATTCGTTAGATGAAGATTTCGTGGGCAAGAAACCACTTACTATGACAGGACAGGAGCTTCTCAAGCAAGGCGTTATGGAGCTGGTTGATCAATTGGCATCTCCTAAGACAGTTATCGATGACACAGTCCTTGCAAGTGTGCTTGTTCTTGCGAGCTTCTGTATTTACTTTGGCACTATTGAGAATAAGTGGCATGCCCACTTGTATGGGGCTGAGGGAATCATTTTGAGAGAACTGAAAgagaaatcaaaaatcGAAAAGGGTCTACTCCGTTATACTTGCGAACAGGGGCCttacttctttttgagaagatgGTTTGCATATATGCGAATCTGGGGGTGCATATCTTCTGCAAGTTTCCGACAGAAGACAGTTGAAAGGCCTCTCTTGGaaattgattttgaagaggcaCAAGATCCAAGGAGACATAAAAACGGCGATGTGGACTATGCTCTATATACAAGCGGGATGGAATCGCTTGTTCTCTCTTATCTCGCACAAGTGGCGAAtctgattttgaagtcagAAACTCGGCCTCCAGGATCAGATAGGGAGTATATCTTTAGAGATGCTGTTGAGTTGGAGTATAAAATAATGAACTATTTGGGTAGCCGtaagcaagaaggagaagcttctctgaaACGATTTTTACCTTTAACTGAGGGGGCGCCATGCGACTCTACAAAGCAATATTCGATTCTAATTGCTACAAATATGCTTTTTGGGCTAACTGGAGTACTACAACTAAGGAGGAGGGTGCTAGGACTAACACATGAGAGCCTTTTGGTTCAAAATTTGGTCCTTAAAATAACAGATcttattgaaaaaaaactaTCAACAGGGACATTCGTCCAGCCTTGTTTACTCTTTTGCTTTTTCAGCTGCGGCTGTGAGTTGTTAGATGAGTCACTTGTACCAAAACGCACActgttcttgaacttgttggaTTCTCTAATTAGAGATGGAGTGGAAAGTGCACGGCAAGCGAGATCAGCCATGCAGGAGTGCTGGCGGACGTCCAAGCCCTGGTGGGAAGTCCTGAAGGAGCGAGGTCTTGACATTTGTTTTGCGATATGA
- a CDS encoding ketopantoate reductase family protein (similar to uniprot|Q07589 Saccharomyces cerevisiae YDL144C Hypothetical ORF), which translates to MPNKPNVLLVGAGGVGAMASFALEYSGESSVTSVLRSDYAHVVENGFKINSCDYGRGIRYRPSNVVNSIEASKQYGPFDYVVLATKCIPGVSSMIDIIAPAVSKDTAIVLIQNGIGIEDEALFKCPGNVILSGVSMIASSNVKGHIEHSDRDFLSVGYFENVNLTNEHQEKVCKRFVSMYKNDKNQCVFDENVKYSRWRKLVYNACLNPVCALTEADVGRLEIFGGTDSIIRKAMKEVIAIAKSDGVELSEALMDFMIRSKDPVYYRPSMLVDIDKGNPLEVEVICGNPVRIAKKNGVEAPYLTLIYDLLKVVQGRIMEKRGMLIVPKERQVPK; encoded by the coding sequence ATGCCGAACAAGCCAAATGTCCTTCTTGTAGGGGCAGGTGGCGTAGGCGCCATGGCTTCATTCGCTTTAGAGTATTCAGGGGAATCCTCAGTGACCTCTGTGTTGCGATCAGACTATGCacatgttgttgaaaacggGTTTAAAATTAATTCCTGCGACTATGGTCGGGGCATACGTTATAGGCCCAGTAACGTTGTCAACAGTATTGAAGCTAGTAAGCAGTATGGCCCTTTCGATTATGTTGTGTTAGCGACCAAATGCATTCCAGGGGTTTCGAGCATGATTGACATCATTGCACCAGcagtttcaaaagataCCGCGATTGTTCTTATCCAAAACGGCATCGGAATTGAGGACGAAGCTCTCTTTAAATGCCCCGGCAACGTGATATTGAGCGGTGTCAGCATGATTGCATCTTCAAACGTCAAAGGCCATATAGAGCATTCGGATCGAGATTTCCTTAGCGTCggatattttgaaaatgtcaacCTCACCAACGAGCATCAAGAAAAGGTGTGCAAAAGGTTTGTGAGCATGTATAAAAATGATAAGAACCAATGTGTTTTTGACGAGAACGTTAAATACTCGAGATGGCGAAAGCTAGTTTATAATGCTTGTCTCAACCCTGTTTGTGCTCTCACTGAAGCAGATGTTGGCCGTCTGGAGATATTTGGCGGCACCGACTCGATAATTCGCAAGGCAATGAAAGAAGTCATCGCTATTGCAAAGTCAGATGGCGTCGAGCTCTCTGAAGCGCTTATGGATTTCATGATTAGGTCAAAGGATCCAGTCTATTACAGGCCCTCCATGCTCGTTGACATTGATAAAGGAAACccgcttgaagttgaggtTATTTGTGGAAACCCGGTCAGAATTGCGAAGAAAAACGGAGTTGAAGCTCCATACTTAACTTTGATCTATGATCTGCTTAAAGTGGTTCAAGGGAGGATTATGGAAAAAAGGGGAATGTTAATCGTTCCCAAGGAACGGCAGGTACCCAAATAG